In the Deltaproteobacteria bacterium genome, TGGCAGAACGGGCGGACTTGTCCTTGAGGATCTCGATGTACACCCATCTTGTCGCCCGGTCTATGGCTGCAAAGAGGTAGCCGTGTCGCTCCTCGTCAGGCATCCTGGGCAGATACTTCACGTCCACTACGGAACACGAGCACCTTTCCCGCTCCCCCTGCAAGAAACTTTTCCGGATAGAGCCTTGCGATCTCCTTGCCATGCCCGGTGCAGTGGGTCGGACAGATGATCTCCAGGTCCTTCACGGCCTCGAACCGGTCAAATCCGTGGAGCCCTCCAATGAGCGCATAGGGACGACCGAAGCCTGCTGCGGCCTCGAGGATCCTCTCTACACCCGGGTGAGAGCAGCCCACTATCACCACGATGCCCTTTTCCGTCCGGACCGCGAGGGACTGCTCGATCCCCTCGAGGGTGCCGGTGGAAAAGATGCCCTCGTGGAGCTCCGTTGGCCCGCAGACCCTGTGACTCCCTTTCGCCCCAATCGCCTCAGACATCGTGGATGGCAGATGGACCGGCACCGGGTGCATCGCAAGGAGATCCGCAAGCCCTCCGGTGTGGTCCCAGTGGTCATGGGAGATGAAGACCTCCTCGATGCCCGAGACCTCGATTCCGAGTCTTTGCATGTTATCGAGGAGGATGGACCCCTTGGCGCCCGTGTCGAAAAGGATCCGTCGGCCATGGGCCTCCACGAGACAGGCAAAACCCCAGTCGGCGACGAGGTCCTCTCGGCAGGTCGTGTTGTCGTATATGATGGTGATCTTTATGGGCATCGCCTCCTGTGGTAAAGGACAGGTCCCATACCTTCCTACCGGATCTTGTACTGTTTGCGGAGTTCCCGTTCGATCTCCCG is a window encoding:
- a CDS encoding MBL fold metallo-hydrolase; protein product: MKITIIYDNTTCREDLVADWGFACLVEAHGRRILFDTGAKGSILLDNMQRLGIEVSGIEEVFISHDHWDHTGGLADLLAMHPVPVHLPSTMSEAIGAKGSHRVCGPTELHEGIFSTGTLEGIEQSLAVRTEKGIVVIVGCSHPGVERILEAAAGFGRPYALIGGLHGFDRFEAVKDLEIICPTHCTGHGKEIARLYPEKFLAGGAGKVLVFRSGREVSAQDA